The Streptomyces sp. CC0208 genome window below encodes:
- a CDS encoding nitroreductase — translation MDVMTAILTRRSEHFLADPAPSDDELTYLLRGAATAPDHGTLKPWRWILLRGKDRVVLGDCLADEHPGQASDRMAARMLSAPLLAVLVFAPRPNAKVPEWEQLAATSSMTHSLMLLLHARGYGSIWRTGRLAESTAVRSLLRIDPAESLLGGLWVGTPDPAKERPRRPLEDVSHRISVFRATEQTAVEHVSHAV, via the coding sequence ATGGACGTGATGACAGCCATCCTCACCCGCCGCAGTGAACACTTCCTTGCCGATCCGGCCCCGTCGGACGACGAACTCACCTACCTTCTGCGCGGTGCGGCGACCGCTCCGGACCACGGAACGCTCAAGCCGTGGCGGTGGATACTGCTGCGCGGCAAGGACCGCGTCGTGCTCGGGGACTGCCTGGCGGACGAACATCCGGGGCAGGCCTCGGACCGGATGGCGGCCCGCATGCTGAGTGCACCGCTCCTGGCCGTACTCGTCTTCGCGCCGCGACCGAACGCCAAGGTGCCGGAATGGGAGCAGCTCGCCGCCACCAGCTCCATGACGCATTCGCTCATGCTTCTCCTGCATGCGCGGGGCTACGGAAGCATCTGGCGTACCGGGCGGCTCGCCGAAAGCACGGCAGTCCGTTCCCTGCTGCGGATCGACCCGGCTGAATCGCTTCTCGGCGGCCTCTGGGTGGGTACACCGGATCCTGCCAAGGAGCGCCCCCGGCGGCCACTGGAAGACGTGTCCCATCGGATATCGGTGTTCAGGGCGACTGAGCAGACCGCCGTGGAACACGTCTCGCACGCCGTGTGA
- a CDS encoding NAD(P)/FAD-dependent oxidoreductase, whose product MTDSASEYDVVVIGGGPGGSMTSTLLAQYGKRVILFEAAKFPRYHIGESLLSGTADLLKKIGVLEKLENAGFIKKYGVEWVWGERREPWTVYFKDALAMPYDYGYQVERGPFDQMLLENAREHGVDAREEHRVTDFVIGDDGTVRVDYRDADDKPGSVTARWLVDSSGQGGLVTKRLHQQEWDPYLKNMAMWTYWRGAERPAGLDAGNTFLPTFDEGWWWFIPLRDDITSVGVVVDRQSYLKNKEAGLDNYYRSCLERTPELAERLQGAEQVDKMHAQRDWSYIYDRFSGDGYIAVGDAACFIDPLFSTGVHLSMLSGYLAATAVNTILDKPELGRDTVLDFYESAYRKEFERLRAQVYFLYGGHGGSKESYFWHARSQFDVPGIEPEKAFISLIAGAFQHRSWYRRYLEQLDVPADLRSTIEGVFDGKTVGVNVDWKQPVVPSEEIEVGEDLAVDGGHLRPSPVLRHSSGTSMPLTPALAALRELADGSRSADDLIGLLVDKELEPPDRARALVHEAIAFGLFEPQEPAKD is encoded by the coding sequence ATGACGGACTCCGCATCCGAGTACGACGTCGTAGTCATCGGCGGTGGGCCCGGGGGTTCCATGACGAGCACCCTGCTGGCTCAGTACGGAAAGCGCGTCATTCTGTTCGAGGCGGCGAAGTTCCCGCGTTACCACATCGGCGAATCGCTGCTTTCCGGCACCGCCGACCTGCTCAAGAAGATCGGTGTCCTGGAGAAACTGGAGAATGCCGGGTTCATCAAGAAGTACGGCGTCGAGTGGGTCTGGGGGGAACGCCGCGAGCCGTGGACGGTGTACTTCAAGGACGCGCTGGCCATGCCGTACGACTACGGCTACCAGGTCGAACGCGGCCCCTTCGACCAGATGCTGCTGGAGAACGCCCGCGAGCACGGCGTCGACGCCCGCGAGGAGCACCGCGTCACGGACTTCGTGATCGGCGACGACGGCACCGTACGGGTCGACTACAGGGACGCCGACGACAAGCCCGGATCCGTGACCGCCCGCTGGCTCGTGGACTCCTCGGGACAGGGCGGCTTGGTCACCAAGCGGTTGCATCAGCAGGAGTGGGACCCGTACCTCAAGAACATGGCCATGTGGACCTACTGGCGCGGGGCCGAGCGCCCGGCCGGGCTGGACGCCGGCAACACCTTCCTGCCCACCTTCGACGAGGGCTGGTGGTGGTTCATCCCACTGCGCGACGACATCACCAGCGTCGGCGTCGTCGTCGACCGCCAGTCGTACCTCAAGAACAAGGAAGCCGGGCTGGACAACTACTACCGAAGTTGCCTGGAGCGGACACCCGAGCTGGCCGAGCGGCTGCAGGGCGCCGAACAGGTGGACAAGATGCACGCCCAGCGCGACTGGTCGTACATCTACGACCGGTTCAGTGGGGACGGCTACATCGCCGTCGGCGACGCCGCCTGCTTCATCGACCCGCTGTTCTCGACCGGAGTGCACCTGTCGATGCTCAGTGGGTACCTGGCCGCGACCGCCGTGAACACCATCCTGGACAAGCCCGAGCTCGGCCGTGACACGGTGCTGGACTTCTACGAGAGTGCCTACCGCAAGGAGTTCGAGCGGCTCCGCGCCCAGGTCTACTTCCTCTACGGCGGTCATGGCGGGTCGAAGGAGTCCTACTTCTGGCACGCCCGCAGCCAGTTCGACGTGCCGGGAATCGAACCGGAGAAGGCCTTCATCTCCCTCATCGCCGGTGCCTTCCAGCACCGTTCCTGGTACCGCAGGTACCTGGAACAGCTGGACGTCCCCGCGGACCTGCGCAGCACCATCGAAGGGGTCTTCGACGGCAAGACGGTCGGCGTCAACGTGGACTGGAAGCAGCCCGTCGTACCGTCCGAGGAGATCGAGGTCGGGGAGGATCTCGCCGTGGACGGCGGACATCTGAGGCCGTCGCCGGTCCTTCGCCACTCCTCCGGCACCAGCATGCCGCTCACCCCGGCGCTGGCGGCGCTGCGGGAACTGGCCGACGGCAGCCGATCGGCCGACGACCTCATCGGCCTGCTGGTGGACAAGGAGCTCGAACCGCCGGACCGGGCCCGGGCACTGGTGCACGAGGCCATCGCCTTCGGGCTGTTCGAGCCCCAGGAACCGGCGAAGGACTGA
- a CDS encoding GNAT family N-acetyltransferase, translating into MHPKILKRGRAACPLRIEVPSVLPDEIRVVPMKSGSESQDLIIAGDRPAPRKTAGKRLAGWEFREEPKDADQPFFLYIASTEADFEAVDALWEAVYGEECGWLPAAEGPRHKDRYDAQSTYLLARAEGRVVGTMRLVEDGADGLPIEQFVAIDDLRGPRRRLIECQRLMILPEYRNRRYDQMPYGVLAALVKGCIHWCVVHNATHIVADLFTETATTPIAPLVALGFEETGKEFIDTELEGSGRSIALLLRVAELFSRPFRTSASFYRYLNEYDSTVDVYH; encoded by the coding sequence ATGCATCCCAAAATCCTCAAGCGGGGCCGTGCGGCTTGCCCGCTGCGCATCGAGGTTCCTTCCGTACTTCCCGACGAAATAAGGGTGGTGCCTATGAAGAGCGGGTCGGAATCCCAGGATCTGATCATTGCCGGCGATCGGCCGGCGCCCCGGAAAACCGCAGGAAAACGCCTCGCCGGCTGGGAATTCCGGGAGGAGCCCAAAGACGCGGATCAGCCCTTCTTCCTGTACATCGCCTCGACCGAAGCGGATTTCGAAGCCGTGGACGCGCTGTGGGAGGCGGTGTACGGGGAGGAGTGCGGTTGGCTGCCCGCGGCGGAGGGTCCCCGGCACAAGGATCGGTACGACGCGCAGTCCACCTATCTGCTCGCCCGTGCCGAGGGCCGGGTGGTCGGCACGATGCGGCTGGTGGAGGACGGGGCCGACGGACTGCCCATCGAGCAGTTCGTCGCCATCGACGATCTGCGCGGCCCCCGCCGACGGCTCATCGAATGTCAGCGGCTGATGATCCTCCCCGAGTACCGCAACCGGCGGTACGACCAGATGCCGTACGGGGTGCTCGCCGCTCTGGTGAAGGGCTGTATTCACTGGTGCGTCGTCCACAATGCCACGCACATCGTGGCCGATCTCTTCACCGAGACCGCGACCACGCCCATCGCCCCGCTGGTCGCGCTCGGTTTCGAGGAAACCGGAAAGGAGTTCATCGACACGGAACTCGAAGGTTCCGGACGGAGCATCGCTCTGCTCCTGCGTGTTGCCGAGCTGTTCTCGCGGCCGTTCCGAACCAGTGCCTCGTTCTACCGCTATCTCAACGAGTACGACAGCACGGTTGACGTCTACCACTGA